Proteins encoded within one genomic window of Eleutherodactylus coqui strain aEleCoq1 chromosome 1, aEleCoq1.hap1, whole genome shotgun sequence:
- the CREBZF gene encoding CREB/ATF bZIP transcription factor codes for MRHRLRERPKTTTGSARSRRRERRSRPEALTDTSGETPAACEGEILSELDELLFVDEAATWWKEDERPEESSLTDILQQLAAADDYIGAQLSERRPDCLEEASSSIGSPAEADSSHVMSNGLHRTAPRGRGAGNKNAVAARLNRLRKKEYVSGLEGRVSRLSDENARLERERRALGVRVCELEAEARYLRAVLANDSALSQLLSRLTGLGGVKLSTSLFRDPSVKPDDHDYALPGLVSTGEPEEDVAAPSGGGVCLHVDKEKVSVEFCTVCARNAASATKIFSFR; via the exons ATGAGACACCGGCTGAGGGAGCGCCCTAAGACCACCACCGGCAGTGCACGAAGTAGGAGGCGGGAAAGAAGGAGTCGTCCCGAGGCCTTAACTGATACTTCTGGGGAGACGCCTGCGGCCTGTGAGGGCGAAATCCTGTCAGAGCTGGACGAGCTGCTGTTCGTGGATGAGGCGGCGACATGGTGGAAGGAGGACGAGCGGCCGGAGGAGTCTTCCCTCACGGACATCCTGCAGCAACTAGCCGCAGCTGACGACTACATCGGCGCTCAGCTGTCGGAGCGGCGGCCTGACTGCCTCGAGGAAGCTTCGTCCTCCATCGGCAGCCCTGCTGAGGCCGACTCCAGTCACGTGATGTCTAACGGCTTACACCGCACGGCCCCTAGAGGGCGCGGAGCTGGGAATAAGAACGCAGTGGCCGCGCGACTGAACCGCCTGCGCAAGAAGGAATACGTCAGCGGCCTGGAAGGCAGAGTCTCCCGGCTCTCTGATGAGAACGCCCGGCTGGAACGGGAGCGGCGGGCCCTGGGGGTTCGTGTCTGTGAGCTGGAGGCCGAGGCCCGCTACCTGAGGGCGGTGCTGGCCAATGATAGCGCTTTATCGCAACTGCTGAGCCGCCTGACTGGACTGGGCGGAGTCAAGCTGTCGACGTCACTCTTCCGTGACCCATCTGTGAAGCCTGATGACCACGACTATGCGCTGCCAGGACTTGTGTCTACAGGAGAGCCTGAGGAAGATGTCGCAGCGCCCTCTGGTGGAGGAGTGTGCCTGCATGTGGACAAGGAGAAGGTGTCAGTGGAGTTCTGCACGGTCTGTGCTAGGAATGCGGCGTCTGCAACCAAAAT TTTCTCTTTTAGGTGA